In Providencia rettgeri, the following proteins share a genomic window:
- the mdtH gene encoding multidrug efflux MFS transporter MdtH, which yields MAQVSRARSLGKYFLLLDNMLVVLGFFVVFPLISIRFVDQLGWAAVVVGFALGLRQFVQQGLGIFGGAIADRFGAKPMIVIGMLLRASGFAVMAVAHDPWVLWLSCVLSALGGTLFDPPRTALVIKLTRPYERGRFYSLLLMQDSAGAVIGALIGSWLLQYDFHYVCWVGAAVFIIAAICNAWLLPAYRISTVRTPIKEGMGRVLKDKRFVSYVVTLAGYFMLSVQVMLMFPIVVNELAGTPTAVKWMYAIEAAISLTLLYPIARWSEKYFRLEHRLMAGLFLMSLSMFPIGMTTSLNTLFALICLFYLGTITADPARETLSASLADPRARGSYMGFSRLGLALGGAVGYTGGGWMYDIGHQWNMPQLPWFLLGIIGFITLWALHKQFNRKKIETVMLSGQ from the coding sequence ATGGCGCAGGTGTCACGGGCAAGAAGCCTTGGTAAGTATTTCCTTTTGCTTGACAACATGTTGGTTGTCCTCGGCTTTTTTGTTGTTTTTCCACTAATTTCTATTCGATTTGTTGATCAACTGGGTTGGGCTGCCGTCGTGGTGGGTTTTGCCTTAGGACTTCGTCAGTTTGTTCAACAGGGTTTGGGGATTTTTGGCGGTGCTATTGCTGACCGATTTGGCGCAAAACCCATGATTGTCATTGGAATGTTATTGCGCGCCAGTGGTTTTGCGGTGATGGCAGTGGCCCATGACCCTTGGGTTTTATGGTTGTCTTGCGTACTTTCTGCTCTGGGTGGCACCTTATTTGATCCCCCACGGACAGCCTTAGTGATTAAATTGACCCGCCCTTATGAACGCGGCCGTTTTTATTCTTTACTCTTAATGCAAGACAGTGCTGGCGCTGTTATCGGTGCGTTGATTGGAAGTTGGCTACTACAATATGACTTCCATTATGTTTGCTGGGTTGGCGCTGCGGTTTTTATCATTGCTGCCATCTGTAATGCATGGTTATTACCTGCTTATCGGATCTCAACCGTCAGAACTCCCATCAAAGAAGGTATGGGCCGCGTACTAAAAGACAAACGCTTTGTGAGTTACGTTGTCACTTTAGCGGGCTATTTTATGTTGTCAGTTCAAGTAATGCTAATGTTCCCTATTGTTGTCAATGAGTTAGCCGGTACGCCAACCGCAGTCAAATGGATGTATGCTATTGAAGCTGCGATATCCTTAACGTTGCTTTATCCCATTGCACGTTGGAGTGAAAAATATTTTCGCCTTGAACACCGGCTCATGGCTGGGCTATTTTTAATGAGCCTGAGTATGTTTCCAATTGGCATGACAACCTCACTCAATACGCTATTTGCCCTTATTTGCCTCTTTTATCTCGGCACAATCACCGCTGACCCCGCTAGAGAAACATTAAGTGCGTCACTTGCTGACCCAAGAGCTCGTGGGAGCTATATGGGCTTTAGCCGCTTAGGCCTTGCTTTAGGGGGAGCTGTCGGTTATACCGGTGGGGGCTGGATGTACGATATTGGCCACCAATGGAATATGCCACAATTACCTTGGTTCTTATTAGGGATCATCGGTTTTATTACTTTATGGGCTCTTCATAAGCAATTTAACCGTAAAAAAATTGAAACAGTCATGTTGAGTGGGCAGTAA
- the rimJ gene encoding ribosomal protein S5-alanine N-acetyltransferase, with product MFGYRSNVPKVRLVTDRMVIRLTYERDNYRLADYYSLNKDFLIPWEPIRDKSHYQPAGWQNRLQVMNEMHREGSAFHFVLLDKEENEVMGVANFSNVLRGSFYACYLGYSLGEKWQGQGLMYEALTQTIRYMQQHQKMHRIMANYMPHNMRSGNLLTKLGFEREGYAKQYLQINGEWRDHVLTALTDNTWALNKA from the coding sequence ATGTTTGGTTATCGTTCAAATGTACCGAAAGTGCGACTTGTCACTGATAGAATGGTTATCCGTTTGACTTATGAACGTGATAACTATCGGCTAGCTGATTATTACAGCCTGAACAAAGACTTTTTAATTCCGTGGGAACCCATCAGGGACAAATCTCATTATCAGCCAGCAGGTTGGCAAAATCGGTTACAAGTCATGAATGAAATGCATCGAGAAGGGAGCGCTTTCCATTTCGTACTATTAGATAAAGAAGAAAACGAAGTGATGGGAGTCGCGAATTTTAGTAATGTATTGCGCGGCTCATTTTATGCATGTTATTTAGGTTATTCTCTCGGTGAAAAATGGCAAGGTCAAGGCCTAATGTATGAGGCACTAACCCAAACTATCCGTTACATGCAGCAGCACCAAAAAATGCATCGAATTATGGCAAATTATATGCCTCATAATATGCGTAGTGGTAATTTATTGACCAAGCTTGGCTTTGAACGGGAAGGCTATGCAAAGCAATACTTACAAATCAACGGTGAGTGGCGTGACCATGTATTGACGGCACTGACAGATAACACTTGGGCATTGAATAAAGCCTAA
- the murJ gene encoding murein biosynthesis integral membrane protein MurJ encodes MNLLKSLAAVSSMTMMSRVLGFIRDAIIARVFGAGAAADAFFVAFKLPNLLRRIFAEGAFSQAFVPILAEYKNQQGEEATRTFVAYIAGMLTLALAIVTILGMIAAPWIIYVTAPGFTDDADKFALTTDLLRVTFPYIFLISLASLAGAILNTWNRFSVPAFAPTLLNVSMIIFAAFAAPYFNPPIMSLAWAVLVGGVLQLVYQLPHLKKVGMLVLPRLSFRDSGVWRVMKMMGPAIIGVSVAQISLIINTIFASFLQSGSVSWMYYADRLMELPSGVLGVALGTILLPSLAKSFTSGNQNEYRQLMDWGLRLCLLLALPCALGLAILAEALTVSLFQYGNFTAHDSLMTQYALIAYCVGLTGMILVKILAPGFYSRQNIRTPVKIAIVTLILTQLMNLAFIGPLQHAGLALSIGLAACFNAGVLYWQLRKQDIFQPLAGWKGFIFKLLIALIVMGAVLFGVLHFMPSWQEGNMLMRMLRLIGVVIIGAGSYFVALYVLGFRPRDFMKRSVA; translated from the coding sequence ATGAATTTATTAAAATCATTGGCGGCAGTAAGCTCCATGACCATGATGTCTCGTGTGCTTGGGTTTATTCGTGATGCCATTATCGCCCGAGTGTTTGGTGCAGGAGCCGCGGCTGACGCCTTTTTTGTCGCCTTTAAATTACCGAATCTTTTACGTCGAATTTTTGCTGAAGGTGCCTTTTCACAAGCCTTTGTTCCAATATTAGCGGAATATAAAAACCAGCAGGGAGAAGAGGCCACCCGTACATTCGTCGCTTATATTGCTGGGATGCTAACCCTCGCTTTAGCGATCGTAACTATCCTTGGTATGATTGCCGCCCCTTGGATCATTTATGTCACCGCACCTGGTTTTACCGATGATGCTGACAAATTTGCGCTGACGACAGATCTTTTACGAGTCACATTCCCTTATATCTTTCTGATCTCTCTGGCCTCTCTTGCAGGCGCAATCCTGAATACTTGGAACCGTTTTTCGGTCCCTGCATTTGCGCCAACGTTGCTCAATGTCAGTATGATCATTTTTGCTGCTTTCGCTGCTCCTTACTTTAACCCACCCATTATGTCATTGGCGTGGGCGGTGTTGGTTGGCGGTGTTTTGCAACTTGTCTACCAACTACCCCATCTTAAAAAGGTGGGTATGTTAGTGTTACCACGCCTGTCATTTCGTGATAGTGGGGTTTGGCGTGTAATGAAAATGATGGGGCCAGCAATTATCGGGGTTTCAGTCGCGCAAATTTCTTTAATTATCAACACAATATTTGCTTCTTTCTTACAATCAGGTTCAGTGTCATGGATGTATTACGCGGATAGACTAATGGAATTGCCATCTGGGGTACTTGGTGTGGCCCTTGGGACAATTTTATTACCATCATTAGCGAAAAGCTTCACGAGCGGCAACCAAAATGAGTATCGCCAATTAATGGACTGGGGATTACGCCTTTGTTTATTACTTGCTCTACCTTGTGCGTTAGGGTTGGCAATACTCGCTGAAGCATTAACGGTATCATTATTTCAATATGGTAATTTCACAGCACATGACTCATTAATGACGCAATACGCTTTAATTGCCTACTGTGTAGGGTTAACAGGCATGATTTTGGTGAAAATTTTGGCACCAGGTTTTTATTCGCGCCAAAATATTCGTACGCCAGTGAAGATTGCGATTGTCACTTTAATTTTAACCCAATTGATGAACTTAGCCTTTATTGGCCCTTTACAACATGCTGGTTTAGCCTTATCTATTGGGTTAGCGGCATGTTTTAATGCGGGCGTTCTCTATTGGCAGCTGCGTAAGCAAGATATTTTTCAGCCTTTAGCCGGCTGGAAAGGGTTCATATTTAAATTATTGATAGCGTTAATTGTAATGGGCGCTGTGCTGTTTGGTGTTTTACACTTCATGCCATCTTGGCAAGAAGGTAATATGTTGATGCGTATGCTACGTTTGATAGGCGTCGTGATTATTGGTGCTGGAAGTTATTTCGTAGCTTTATATGTACTGGGGTTCCGCCCTCGTGATTTTATGAAACGTAGTGTTGCCTAA
- a CDS encoding helix-turn-helix transcriptional regulator yields MKFQLIVFIDKNNNLLYFWGTLTGLLLQQSSDREIFNSLNIKVESIDSALVGLSDIAELTGLTCQAVALLKDGARGKGHFPAPVQRLNGASPLWDLASVAHWLQQNNRLSHNPELYEQAKTLCKWNLVLRNCANEYIDELQKLTSKLAKQRK; encoded by the coding sequence ATGAAATTTCAATTAATTGTTTTTATTGATAAAAATAATAACCTACTCTATTTTTGGGGTACATTGACAGGGTTGTTGTTACAACAATCAAGTGATAGGGAGATATTCAATTCCTTGAATATAAAAGTGGAATCTATTGATTCCGCTTTAGTTGGGTTAAGTGATATTGCCGAATTGACAGGACTAACTTGTCAGGCAGTGGCTTTATTAAAAGATGGAGCCCGAGGGAAAGGCCATTTTCCAGCCCCCGTACAACGCTTGAATGGCGCATCGCCGTTATGGGACTTGGCGAGCGTTGCTCACTGGTTACAACAGAATAACCGGTTGTCGCATAACCCTGAACTTTATGAACAAGCAAAAACACTTTGCAAATGGAACTTAGTACTCCGTAATTGCGCGAATGAATATATCGATGAATTGCAAAAACTAACATCAAAGTTAGCAAAGCAACGCAAATAA
- the argS gene encoding arginine--tRNA ligase: MNIQAILSDKISAAMLAAGAPEDSDALVRQSAKAQFGDYQANGVMGAAKKMGIAPRQLAEQLVNHLDLEGIASKVEIAGPGFINIFLEPTWVEKHVEEALASQRLGVAPVKPETIVIDYSAPNVAKQMHVGHLRSTIIGDAAARTQEFIGHKVIRANHVGDWGTQFGMLIAYLEKVQNEDATDMALADLEEFYREAKKHYDEDEEFAVRARGYVVKLQSGDEYCRQMWRKLVDITMQQNQETYRRLNVTLTEDDVMGESLYNSMLPGIVADLKAKGLAVESEGATVVFLDEFKNKEGEPMGVIVQKKDGGFLYTTTDIACAKYRYETLHADRSLYYIDSRQHQHLMQAWTIVRKAGYIPESMALEHHMFGMMLGKDGKPFKTRTGGTVRLSDLLDEAVERAQALIREKNPDMPEDELLNVANVVGIGAVKYADLSKNRTTDYIFDWDNMLAFEGNTAPYMQYAYTRVASIFKKANLTHADLTLPISLQDPREIALATRLLQFEETILTVARDGTPHVMCAYLYELAGLFSGFYEHCPILSADDEAQRQSRLKLAALTQRTLKTGLDTLGIETVERM, from the coding sequence GTGAATATTCAGGCGATTCTTTCAGATAAAATTAGTGCTGCGATGTTAGCAGCGGGTGCTCCAGAAGACAGTGATGCACTTGTGCGTCAATCCGCTAAAGCTCAGTTTGGTGATTACCAAGCGAATGGAGTGATGGGCGCGGCTAAAAAAATGGGGATAGCTCCGCGACAACTGGCTGAACAGCTTGTTAATCACTTAGATTTGGAAGGGATTGCCAGCAAAGTTGAAATTGCCGGCCCAGGCTTTATTAATATTTTCCTTGAGCCAACGTGGGTTGAAAAACACGTTGAAGAGGCATTAGCATCACAACGCCTAGGCGTCGCACCAGTCAAGCCTGAGACAATTGTCATTGACTATTCAGCGCCTAATGTTGCGAAACAAATGCACGTGGGTCATTTGCGTTCAACCATCATTGGTGATGCAGCTGCTCGTACCCAAGAATTTATTGGTCATAAAGTTATTCGTGCCAACCACGTCGGTGATTGGGGTACGCAATTTGGCATGTTAATTGCCTACCTTGAAAAAGTGCAAAATGAAGATGCCACCGATATGGCGCTTGCTGACCTCGAAGAGTTTTATCGCGAAGCTAAAAAACACTACGACGAAGATGAAGAGTTCGCAGTACGTGCTCGTGGCTACGTTGTAAAATTGCAATCCGGTGATGAATATTGCCGCCAAATGTGGCGCAAATTGGTTGATATCACCATGCAACAAAACCAAGAAACCTATCGCCGCTTAAATGTCACATTGACCGAAGATGACGTGATGGGTGAAAGCTTATATAACAGCATGCTACCGGGTATTGTTGCAGATTTAAAAGCTAAAGGTTTAGCTGTTGAGAGTGAAGGCGCAACGGTTGTTTTCCTTGATGAATTCAAAAATAAAGAAGGCGAACCTATGGGCGTGATCGTCCAGAAAAAAGATGGTGGCTTCTTGTATACAACAACCGATATCGCCTGTGCTAAATACCGTTACGAAACCCTGCACGCTGACCGTTCTCTTTACTATATTGACTCACGCCAACATCAACATTTGATGCAAGCATGGACCATCGTCCGTAAAGCAGGTTACATCCCTGAATCGATGGCGCTTGAGCACCATATGTTCGGGATGATGTTAGGGAAAGATGGTAAACCGTTTAAGACTCGTACCGGTGGTACCGTTCGTTTATCAGACTTGCTGGATGAAGCTGTTGAACGCGCTCAAGCGCTGATCCGTGAGAAAAACCCAGATATGCCTGAAGATGAATTGCTCAATGTCGCAAATGTTGTCGGTATTGGCGCCGTTAAATACGCTGACTTGTCCAAAAACAGAACGACTGACTATATTTTCGATTGGGACAACATGTTAGCTTTCGAAGGAAATACCGCGCCGTATATGCAATACGCATATACCCGTGTGGCCTCTATTTTCAAGAAAGCCAATTTAACCCACGCAGACCTCACTCTGCCTATTTCATTACAAGACCCGCGTGAAATTGCACTTGCAACACGTTTATTACAGTTTGAAGAAACCATTCTCACTGTTGCACGTGATGGCACACCTCATGTTATGTGTGCTTATTTGTATGAATTAGCCGGTTTATTCTCTGGTTTCTATGAGCACTGCCCTATCTTGTCAGCTGATGACGAAGCCCAACGCCAAAGCCGCTTGAAATTGGCTGCATTAACCCAAAGAACGTTAAAAACGGGCTTAGACACTCTAGGTATTGAAACCGTTGAAAGAATGTAA
- a CDS encoding VOC family protein: MPQFSKISQLQDLWDDLPVFMGKLQQLAQELNLSLSSFPIDHISVRCHHMATAERWHQGLMECAELLSDNVINGRPIRLYELREPLNVAGQEVFIIELPFPKDKIYPKESWEHIEMVIDIDPSQLETTAFQLLPDPLPQGYRIKVSQPKGQQERLPNPTLAVSNGEITVKYHPFTLKKIIESEK; this comes from the coding sequence ATGCCACAATTTAGCAAAATTTCGCAATTACAAGATTTATGGGATGACCTACCTGTGTTTATGGGTAAATTACAACAGTTAGCGCAGGAACTGAACTTATCATTGTCATCTTTTCCGATAGATCACATCTCGGTGCGTTGCCATCATATGGCAACCGCAGAACGTTGGCATCAAGGGCTAATGGAATGCGCTGAGCTTTTATCTGACAATGTTATCAATGGTAGGCCAATTCGTTTATATGAGTTAAGAGAGCCATTAAATGTCGCGGGTCAAGAGGTATTTATTATTGAGTTGCCTTTCCCAAAAGACAAAATTTACCCGAAAGAAAGCTGGGAACATATCGAAATGGTGATTGATATTGATCCGAGTCAACTAGAAACCACAGCATTTCAGTTATTACCAGATCCTTTACCCCAAGGGTATCGTATTAAGGTAAGCCAACCCAAAGGGCAGCAAGAAAGGTTGCCAAATCCAACATTAGCAGTGTCAAATGGCGAAATAACGGTTAAATACCATCCTTTTACGCTAAAAAAGATAATTGAAAGTGAAAAATAA
- the cutC gene encoding copper homeostasis protein CutC: MAKLEICCFGIECAQVAQEYGADRIELCSGAADGGLTPSYGYLKLAKEKLHIPVHPIIRPRGGDFCYNISEFDVIREDLIMIKEMGFSGAVIGILDSEGRIDINRMHTLMEIAQGMNITFHRAFDMCINPLLALEQLKELGVARILTSGQQQSAELGLPLLKELHEKSQQINGPQIMAGAGVRLANLSKFMEIGLSEVHSSAGKTVPSTMNYRKVGVTMASNSETDEFSHYCVDGPTVEAMKDFISITEKVLV; this comes from the coding sequence ATGGCAAAACTGGAAATCTGTTGTTTCGGAATTGAATGTGCCCAAGTGGCTCAAGAATATGGTGCAGATCGTATCGAACTCTGCTCTGGCGCTGCAGACGGTGGCCTGACCCCCAGTTATGGTTACCTGAAATTAGCCAAAGAGAAACTACATATTCCAGTTCATCCTATTATTCGTCCTCGCGGTGGTGATTTTTGCTATAACATTAGCGAATTTGACGTGATCCGCGAAGATTTAATTATGATTAAGGAAATGGGTTTTTCAGGTGCCGTTATCGGTATATTAGATAGCGAAGGGCGTATTGATATCAACAGAATGCATACGTTGATGGAAATAGCACAAGGGATGAATATTACCTTCCACCGCGCATTTGATATGTGCATTAATCCATTGTTAGCTTTAGAACAATTAAAAGAGCTCGGTGTTGCGCGTATTTTAACTTCTGGGCAGCAACAAAGTGCAGAGTTAGGTTTACCACTTTTAAAAGAGCTACATGAAAAAAGCCAGCAAATTAATGGGCCACAAATTATGGCGGGTGCGGGAGTACGTTTAGCCAATTTAAGTAAATTCATGGAGATTGGCTTATCTGAGGTACACAGTTCTGCAGGGAAAACGGTGCCATCAACCATGAATTACCGTAAAGTAGGGGTCACAATGGCCTCTAATAGCGAAACGGATGAATTCTCCCATTATTGTGTGGATGGCCCTACGGTAGAAGCGATGAAGGACTTTATTTCTATTACAGAAAAAGTGTTGGTTTAA